A region from the Amycolatopsis camponoti genome encodes:
- a CDS encoding aldehyde dehydrogenase family protein: MSDRISVAKTYKLYVGGKFPRSESGRVYPVTDAKGKFLANAAHASRKDVRDAVVAARKAFGGWAAATAYNRGQVLYRVAEVLEGRRDQFIAEVSASEGLAPKKAESIVDAAIDRWVWYAGWTDKIASVLGSANPVAGPYFSFTVPEPTGVVGILAPQGSSLLGLVEVLAPVLATGSTAVVVSSAERPLPAITLSEVLATSDVPGGVANILTGRASELGPWLASHGDVNALDPTGASPEDRVGLAREAANTVKRVLTVPSAEPDWTEAPDLTRLRRYLEAKTVWHPLGV, encoded by the coding sequence ATGTCTGACCGGATTTCCGTCGCGAAGACGTACAAGCTTTACGTGGGCGGCAAGTTCCCGCGTTCGGAGTCCGGCCGGGTGTACCCGGTGACGGACGCGAAGGGCAAGTTCCTGGCGAACGCGGCGCACGCGTCCCGCAAGGACGTCCGCGACGCGGTGGTGGCGGCCCGCAAGGCGTTCGGAGGCTGGGCCGCGGCGACGGCGTACAACCGCGGCCAGGTGCTGTACCGGGTGGCCGAGGTACTAGAGGGCCGCCGCGACCAGTTCATCGCGGAGGTTTCGGCCTCGGAGGGACTGGCGCCGAAGAAAGCCGAGTCCATTGTGGACGCGGCGATCGACCGCTGGGTCTGGTACGCGGGCTGGACGGACAAGATCGCGTCGGTCCTGGGCTCGGCCAACCCGGTCGCGGGGCCGTACTTCTCGTTCACGGTCCCGGAGCCGACGGGCGTGGTGGGCATCCTCGCGCCGCAGGGGTCGTCGTTGCTGGGCTTGGTCGAGGTCCTGGCCCCGGTCCTGGCGACGGGCTCGACGGCGGTGGTGGTGTCGAGCGCGGAGAGGCCGTTGCCGGCGATCACGCTGTCGGAGGTCCTGGCGACATCGGACGTACCGGGCGGAGTGGCGAACATCCTGACGGGGCGGGCATCGGAGCTGGGCCCGTGGCTGGCGTCGCACGGTGACGTGAACGCGCTGGACCCGACGGGAGCATCTCCGGAAGACCGCGTGGGGTTGGCGCGCGAAGCGGCGAACACGGTGAAGCGGGTACTGACGGTGCCCTCGGCAGAGCCGGACTGGACGGAGGCACCGGACCTGACTCGCCTGCGGAGGTACCTGGAGGCGAAGACGGTCTGGCACCCGCTGGGCGTCTGA
- a CDS encoding aldehyde dehydrogenase family protein, translating into MPVFEYAPAPESRAIANLKDHYKPFINGEFVDGSGEPLKTINPATEEVLAEVGTASKSDVDTAVKAARKAFSTWSKMPGTERAKYLFRIARLIQERSRELAVLESLDNGKPIKESRDSDIPTAAAHFFYHAGWADKLDYAGYGPNPKPLGVAGQIIPWNFPLLMLAWKIAPALATGNTVVLKPAETTPLTALVFADICRQAELPPGVVNILPGAGDIGASLVEHADIDKIAFTGSTEVGKAIQREVAGTPKKLTLELGGKAANIVFEDAPLDQAIEGIVNGIFFNQGHVCCAGSRLLVQESIAEEVLEKLRYRVSTLRVGDPLDKNTDVGAINSAEQLAKIRGLVESGDAEGAQRWTSPCPMPDRGFFFAPTVFANVHQSMRIAREEIFGPVLSVLTFRTPDEAVSKANNTPYGLSAGIWTEKGSRILWMANQLRAGVVWANTFNRFDPTAPFGGYQESGFGREGGRTGLEAYLNV; encoded by the coding sequence ATGCCTGTTTTCGAGTACGCGCCGGCGCCCGAATCCCGGGCCATCGCGAACCTCAAGGACCACTACAAGCCGTTCATCAACGGCGAGTTCGTCGACGGCTCGGGTGAGCCGCTCAAGACGATCAACCCGGCCACCGAAGAGGTGCTGGCCGAGGTCGGCACCGCGTCGAAGTCCGATGTGGACACCGCGGTCAAGGCGGCGCGCAAGGCTTTTTCGACCTGGTCCAAGATGCCGGGCACCGAGCGCGCCAAGTACCTGTTCCGCATCGCGCGGCTGATCCAGGAGCGCTCGCGCGAGCTGGCGGTGCTGGAGAGCCTCGACAACGGCAAGCCGATCAAGGAGTCGCGCGACTCCGACATCCCGACGGCCGCGGCGCACTTCTTCTACCACGCCGGCTGGGCCGACAAGCTGGACTACGCGGGCTACGGGCCGAACCCGAAGCCGCTGGGCGTCGCGGGCCAGATCATCCCGTGGAACTTCCCGCTGCTGATGCTGGCCTGGAAGATCGCGCCGGCGCTGGCCACCGGCAACACGGTGGTCCTCAAGCCGGCCGAGACGACGCCGCTGACCGCGCTGGTCTTCGCCGACATCTGCCGGCAGGCGGAGCTGCCGCCGGGCGTCGTCAACATCCTGCCGGGCGCGGGCGACATCGGTGCGTCCCTGGTGGAGCACGCGGACATCGACAAGATCGCCTTCACCGGTTCGACCGAGGTCGGCAAGGCGATCCAGCGCGAGGTCGCGGGCACGCCGAAGAAGCTGACGCTGGAGCTGGGCGGCAAGGCCGCGAACATCGTGTTCGAGGACGCGCCGCTCGACCAGGCCATCGAAGGCATCGTCAACGGCATCTTCTTCAACCAGGGCCACGTCTGCTGCGCGGGCTCGCGGCTGCTGGTGCAGGAGTCCATCGCCGAAGAGGTGCTGGAGAAGCTGCGCTACCGCGTCTCGACGCTGCGCGTCGGCGACCCCCTGGACAAGAACACCGACGTCGGCGCGATCAACTCGGCCGAGCAGCTGGCGAAGATCCGCGGGCTCGTCGAGTCCGGTGACGCCGAGGGCGCGCAGCGCTGGACCAGCCCGTGCCCGATGCCGGACCGCGGGTTCTTCTTCGCCCCCACGGTGTTCGCGAACGTCCACCAGTCGATGCGGATCGCGCGCGAGGAGATCTTCGGGCCGGTGCTGTCGGTGCTGACTTTCCGCACACCGGACGAGGCCGTCTCGAAGGCGAACAACACCCCGTACGGGCTTTCGGCCGGTATCTGGACCGAAAAGGGCTCCCGGATCCTGTGGATGGCGAACCAGCTGCGCGCGGGCGTGGTCTGGGCCAACACCTTCAACCGCTTCGACCCCACCGCCCCCTTCGGCGGCTACCAGGAATCCGGCTTCGGGCGCGAAGGCGGCCGCACCGGGCTGGAGGCGTACCTGAATGTCTGA
- the deoC gene encoding deoxyribose-phosphate aldolase has product MTATTSTSAAPATPAPLVDAARDDASLRRFLLGLPGVDQVGVEQRAAGLGTRSIKKDAKRWAIDTAISMVDLTTLEGADTHGKVRALAAKAVRPDPERQDTPRVAAVCVYPDMVATAVEALKGSGVHVASVATGFPAGRTSREIKLADTKIAVDAGAHEVDMVIDRGAFLEGRYMDVFEEIQAIKAACGDAHLKVILETGELATYDNVRRASWLALLAGGDFIKTSTGKVSPAATLPVTHIMLQAVHDWHVQTGQLRGVKPAGGIRTTKDAIKYLVAVHEVAGEQWLVPDLFRFGASSLLNDLLLQRRTQVDGHYSGPDYVTVD; this is encoded by the coding sequence ATGACAGCCACGACCAGCACGTCAGCGGCGCCGGCCACCCCGGCACCGCTGGTGGACGCGGCTCGCGATGACGCGAGCCTGCGCCGCTTCCTGCTCGGGCTGCCCGGTGTCGACCAGGTCGGCGTCGAGCAGCGCGCGGCGGGCCTCGGCACGCGCAGCATCAAGAAGGACGCCAAGCGGTGGGCCATCGACACCGCCATCTCCATGGTCGACCTGACCACGCTGGAGGGCGCCGACACCCACGGCAAGGTCCGGGCGCTCGCCGCGAAGGCCGTCCGCCCCGATCCCGAACGCCAGGACACCCCGCGCGTCGCCGCCGTCTGCGTGTACCCGGACATGGTCGCCACCGCCGTCGAGGCGCTGAAGGGCAGCGGCGTCCACGTCGCGTCCGTCGCGACCGGCTTCCCCGCGGGCCGCACGAGCCGGGAGATCAAGCTGGCCGACACCAAGATCGCCGTCGACGCCGGCGCGCACGAAGTCGACATGGTGATCGACCGCGGCGCCTTCCTCGAAGGCCGCTACATGGACGTCTTCGAGGAGATCCAGGCCATCAAGGCCGCCTGCGGCGACGCCCACCTGAAGGTCATCCTCGAGACCGGCGAGCTGGCGACCTACGACAACGTGCGGCGCGCGTCGTGGCTGGCGCTGCTGGCCGGCGGCGACTTCATCAAGACGTCCACCGGCAAGGTCTCCCCCGCCGCGACGCTGCCGGTCACCCACATCATGCTGCAGGCCGTCCACGACTGGCACGTGCAGACCGGCCAGCTGCGCGGCGTCAAGCCCGCCGGCGGCATCCGGACCACGAAGGACGCGATCAAGTACCTCGTCGCCGTGCACGAGGTCGCCGGCGAGCAGTGGCTGGTCCCGGACCTGTTCCGCTTCGGCGCGTCCAGCCTGCTCAACGACCTGCTGCTGCAGCGCCGCACCCAGGTGGACGGCCACTACAGCGGCCCCGACTACGTGACGGTGGACTGA
- a CDS encoding DUF1707 SHOCT-like domain-containing protein, with translation MRASDADRERVAQVLHNALSEGRITVNELEERLSTVYAAKTVGELKPVTEDLPSTSGAIEPATTRALGFPDQRIGGHPGSPVSIGVMSGAVRKGSWVLPPQHTSFAFWGGAEIDLRQARFADRQCTITAVAIMGGITITVPDDINVDVTGIGFMGGFVLEDKSGAPPAPPTAPTVKINGLGFWGGVVVYRKPAKRSEPPQIEGS, from the coding sequence ATGCGGGCTTCCGACGCGGACCGCGAACGCGTCGCCCAGGTGCTGCACAACGCCCTCTCGGAAGGGCGGATCACGGTCAACGAGCTGGAAGAACGCCTTTCCACGGTGTACGCGGCGAAGACGGTCGGCGAGCTCAAACCCGTGACGGAGGACCTGCCGTCGACGTCGGGGGCGATCGAGCCGGCGACCACGCGGGCGCTGGGCTTCCCGGACCAGCGCATCGGCGGCCACCCGGGCTCCCCGGTGTCGATCGGCGTGATGTCCGGCGCGGTCCGCAAGGGCAGCTGGGTCCTGCCACCGCAGCACACGAGCTTCGCCTTCTGGGGCGGCGCGGAGATCGACCTCCGCCAGGCCCGTTTCGCGGACCGGCAGTGCACGATCACGGCGGTCGCGATCATGGGCGGCATCACGATCACGGTCCCGGACGACATCAACGTGGACGTGACGGGGATCGGCTTCATGGGCGGGTTCGTGCTGGAGGACAAGTCGGGAGCGCCACCCGCACCCCCGACGGCACCGACGGTGAAGATCAACGGCCTGGGCTTCTGGGGCGGGGTCGTCGTCTACCGGAAGCCGGCGAAGCGGTCAGAGCCGCCGCAGATCGAAGGGTCCTGA
- a CDS encoding protein-tyrosine phosphatase family protein has product MVEFPDGTRVRGRGLARPRPDEPEPDFGLYLGTSRLRRKHGGGITWPHEWVTWPDFLLPTNPQDAREKIKALHERAKVETVEVACYGGAGRTGTVMACLAILSGVPAGEAVAWTRKHYHERAVETPWQRGWVKSFAKRLD; this is encoded by the coding sequence ATGGTCGAGTTTCCGGACGGCACCCGCGTCAGGGGGCGAGGTCTCGCCCGCCCGCGACCCGACGAACCCGAGCCGGACTTCGGGCTCTACCTGGGCACCAGCCGGCTGCGGCGCAAGCACGGCGGCGGCATCACCTGGCCGCACGAGTGGGTGACCTGGCCCGACTTCCTGCTACCGACGAATCCCCAAGACGCCCGCGAAAAGATCAAGGCCCTGCACGAACGAGCCAAGGTCGAAACCGTCGAAGTCGCCTGCTACGGCGGCGCCGGGCGGACCGGCACGGTGATGGCCTGCCTCGCGATCCTCTCCGGCGTCCCGGCCGGCGAAGCCGTCGCCTGGACCAGAAAGCACTACCACGAACGCGCCGTCGAAACGCCCTGGCAGCGCGGCTGGGTGAAGAGCTTCGCGAAACGACTAGATTGA
- the upp gene encoding uracil phosphoribosyltransferase, which yields MDVHVVDHPLAKARLSTMRDARTDSAAFRAALHELTVMLVYEATRDVPVKTERIHTPVARTEGYKLAKPPLLVPVLRAGLGMADQAHKLIPDAQMGFVGLARDEETLKPTPYLESLPESLADRPVMVLDPMLATGGSMEYTIRLLTDRGADDVTAICALAAPEGLAHLEKTGLPVRVVTASIDERLNDSGFIVPGLGDAGDRQYGAV from the coding sequence ATGGATGTGCACGTCGTCGATCACCCCCTCGCGAAGGCCCGCCTCTCCACGATGCGCGACGCGCGCACCGACAGCGCCGCGTTCCGGGCCGCGCTGCACGAGCTGACCGTCATGCTGGTCTACGAAGCCACGCGCGACGTGCCGGTCAAGACCGAGCGGATCCACACGCCGGTCGCGCGCACCGAGGGCTACAAGCTGGCCAAGCCGCCACTGCTCGTCCCGGTGCTGCGGGCCGGCCTCGGCATGGCCGACCAGGCGCACAAGCTGATCCCGGACGCGCAGATGGGCTTCGTCGGCCTCGCGCGCGACGAGGAAACCCTCAAGCCGACGCCGTACCTCGAGTCGCTGCCCGAGTCGCTCGCCGACCGGCCGGTCATGGTGCTCGACCCGATGCTCGCCACCGGCGGCTCGATGGAGTACACGATCCGGCTGCTCACCGATCGGGGCGCCGACGACGTCACGGCCATCTGCGCCCTGGCCGCGCCGGAAGGCTTGGCGCACCTGGAAAAGACCGGCCTGCCGGTCCGCGTCGTCACCGCCAGTATCGACGAGCGCCTCAACGACTCGGGCTTCATCGTCCCGGGCCTCGGCGACGCCGGTGACCGCCAGTACGGCGCCGTCTGA
- a CDS encoding pentapeptide repeat-containing protein: protein MTASTAPSEPLPVLKWRWIAVTAVAVAAVTGGLLWLFLAWSGRPDAPVRIDAVKTAFGVGAGAGGVFALWLATRRQRTLELQLAETTRVAGVTERDLEERRVTELYTKAVEQLGSDKAPVRFGGLYALERLGQDNPKQRQTIVNVLCAYLRMPFKAPDVGLKGTAARDLADDPEEGELLVRLAVQELLKTHLSHDTAGYWPGMSIDLQRATLVDFRLSGCTLAGADFSRARFVGQLHIRGSHFTRRVGFYGTEFRDIVNFDRSVFEEGAFFSRAHFTSNVRFTRIRSSGRFEFSRTVFEEGADFEGGEHAELDLTDAQFPQDGTK, encoded by the coding sequence GTGACCGCCAGTACGGCGCCGTCTGAGCCGTTGCCGGTCCTGAAGTGGCGGTGGATCGCGGTGACGGCCGTCGCGGTCGCGGCCGTCACCGGCGGCCTGCTCTGGCTGTTCCTGGCCTGGTCCGGACGACCGGACGCGCCGGTCCGCATCGACGCCGTGAAGACGGCGTTCGGCGTCGGCGCGGGCGCGGGTGGCGTCTTCGCCTTGTGGCTGGCGACGCGCCGCCAGCGCACGCTCGAGCTGCAGCTCGCCGAGACGACCCGCGTCGCCGGCGTGACCGAACGCGACCTGGAGGAGCGTCGCGTCACCGAGCTGTACACGAAAGCCGTCGAGCAGCTCGGCAGCGACAAGGCGCCGGTGCGGTTCGGCGGGCTCTACGCGCTGGAGCGGCTCGGGCAGGACAACCCGAAGCAGCGTCAGACGATCGTCAACGTGCTGTGCGCGTACCTGCGGATGCCGTTCAAAGCTCCGGACGTCGGGCTCAAGGGCACCGCGGCCCGCGACCTGGCCGATGACCCCGAGGAAGGTGAGCTCCTCGTCCGGCTGGCCGTGCAGGAGCTGCTCAAGACGCACCTGAGCCACGACACGGCCGGCTACTGGCCGGGGATGTCGATCGACCTGCAGCGAGCCACGCTCGTCGACTTCCGGCTGAGCGGGTGCACCCTGGCCGGCGCCGACTTCAGCCGCGCCCGGTTCGTCGGTCAGCTCCACATCCGCGGCTCGCACTTCACCCGCCGCGTCGGGTTCTACGGCACCGAGTTCCGCGACATCGTGAACTTCGACCGGTCGGTCTTCGAGGAAGGCGCTTTCTTTTCCCGGGCGCACTTCACCAGCAACGTCCGCTTCACCCGGATCCGGTCCAGCGGCCGGTTCGAGTTTTCGCGCACGGTCTTCGAAGAGGGGGCCGACTTCGAGGGCGGCGAGCACGCGGAACTCGACCTGACCGACGCGCAGTTCCCTCAGGACGGCACCAAGTAG
- a CDS encoding RNA polymerase sigma factor, translated as MTSHATGAPVDDRVLWDRAAGGDEAAFGELFERHAEAVWNHAYRLTGSWSAAEDLTSNTFLTAWRRRADVTLVRDSALPWLYTVAGNAARDEHRGARRRLRLLRKIPDPPVVSDHADAVAERLDGEERLREIVEAVRALPKAQRAVVELCLLGDLSVADAAAALAVAEVTVRAHLSRARARLRTLLKEAEK; from the coding sequence GTGACCAGCCATGCGACGGGGGCGCCGGTGGACGATCGGGTCCTGTGGGACCGGGCCGCGGGCGGCGACGAGGCGGCCTTCGGCGAACTCTTCGAGCGGCACGCCGAAGCCGTCTGGAACCACGCCTACCGGTTGACCGGGTCGTGGAGCGCCGCCGAGGACCTCACCTCGAACACGTTTCTCACCGCCTGGCGCCGCCGCGCCGACGTGACACTGGTGCGCGACAGTGCCCTGCCGTGGCTCTACACGGTGGCCGGCAACGCCGCCCGCGACGAGCACCGCGGCGCGAGACGGCGGCTGCGGCTGCTCCGGAAGATCCCCGACCCGCCGGTGGTGTCCGACCATGCCGACGCGGTCGCCGAGCGGCTCGACGGTGAGGAGCGGCTGCGCGAGATCGTCGAAGCCGTGCGGGCGCTGCCGAAAGCGCAGCGCGCGGTCGTCGAGCTGTGCCTGCTCGGCGACCTGAGCGTCGCCGACGCGGCCGCGGCGCTGGCCGTCGCCGAGGTCACCGTCCGCGCCCACCTGTCCCGGGCCCGCGCACGCCTGCGCACGTTGCTGAAGGAGGCAGAGAAATGA